The proteins below come from a single Anguilla rostrata isolate EN2019 chromosome 3, ASM1855537v3, whole genome shotgun sequence genomic window:
- the LOC135249688 gene encoding proline-rich protein 2-like translates to MGPQQPTGWAPSSPQDGPPAAHRMGPQQPTGWAPSSPQDRAPAAHRIGPQQPTGWGPSSPQDGAPAAHRMGPSQQPIGWAPSSPQDGPSQPTGWGPSSPQDGALPAAHRMGPQQPTGWAPSSPQDGAPPAAHRMGPQQPTEWAPSSPQDGPQQPTGWGPSSPQDGAQQPTGWAPSSPQDGAPAAHRMGPQHPQDGPTAHRMEPQQPTDGAPAAHRMGPQHPQDRAPPAAHRMGPQQPTGWSPSSPQDGPPAAHRMGPQQRARSPGLQAELQRFSRKMRSSREPEESGLGADAH, encoded by the exons ATGGGCCCCCAGCAGCCCACAGGATGGGCCCCCAGCAGCCCACAGGATGGGCCCCCAGCAGCCCACAGGATGGGGCCCCAGCAGCCCACAGGATGGGCCCCCAGCAGCCCACAGGATAGGGCCCCAGCAGCCCACAGGATAGGGCCCCAGCAGCCCACAGGATGGGGCCCCAGCAGCCCACAGGATGGGGCCCCAGCAGCCCACAGGATGGGGCCCTCCCAGCAGCCCATAGGATGGGCCCCCAGCAGCCCACAGGATGGGCCCAGTCAGCCCACAGGATGGGGCCCCAGCAGCCCACAGGATGGGGCCCTCCCAGCAGCCCATAGGATGGGCCCCCAGCAGCCCACAGGATGGGCCCCCAGCAGCCCACAGGATGGggcccccccagcagcccacagGATGGGGCCCCAGCAGCCCACAGAATGGGCCCCCAGCAGCCCACAGGATGGGCCCCAGCAGCCCACAGGGTGGGGCCCCAGCAGCCCACAGGATGGAGCCCAGCAGCCCACAGGATGGGCCCCCAGCAGCCCACAGGATGGGGCCCCAGCAGCCCACAGGATGGGGCCCCAGCACCCACAGGATGGGCCCACAGCCCACAGGATGGAGCCCCAGCAGCCCACAGATGGGGCCCCAGCAGCCCACAGGATGGGCCCCCAGCACCCACAGGATAGggcccccccagcagcccatAGGATGGGTCCCCAGCAGCCCACAGGATGGAGCCCCAGCAGCCCACAGGATGGGCCCCCAGCAGCCCACAGGATGGGGCCCCAGCAG AGAGCCCGGTCCCCAGGTCTCCAGGCCGAGCTGCAGAGGTTTAGCAGAAAGATGCGGAGCAGCAGGGAGCCTGAGGAATCTGGGCTCGGAGCAGACGCGCATTaa